One stretch of Corallococcus exiguus DNA includes these proteins:
- a CDS encoding cation-translocating P-type ATPase, producing MMVFLMDGQCATARVVRHSTAARRLRLEVPNLRWNTSLCRRMERTFATWPGVVDVSAEPRTGRLLVRYAPQAPLLARLRQEPDAQTAASPTPSKARPTQRVQRGPREPWHAMAVDAVLARLDGTDQGLASEEAARRLKRFGPNVMQEEAPRSRLAMMGSQLATVPTMLLLGSAGASALAGDGLEASAILTVVGLNAGIGYRIERRNQELLASWQKLEAGEAQVLRGGVLLTVPAAELVPGDVVLLRAGDVLPADMRVLEAHRLCADEAPLTGESEPQPKQVAPVDERAPMAERTPMLFAGTAVASGRGRALVVATGADTEMARVRELVAQESAPSTPLTRKMGQLDRRVAAASVGAATLSALAGLAHGRSGPQVLRGAVALGVAALPEGLPLVATAALLRAMQRLHARGMVVRRVAAAEALGGVTIICTDKTGTLTRNEMRLEVLDLGDGPLELSSLRPRPQAVLEDPPTLALALGLLNSDVDIHHRGKTLEVSGSSTEKALVAAAHAAGLDGAALRRAFPRRHLHERSEAIHYVVSVHHAPGDGAVAFMKGAPEQVLDICERDSKGPLDARKRQRLARCNDALAADGLRVLALAWRRLAGDEDPAPTEGYTFIGFVGLRDPLREGAAESVRQARGAGIRTVVLTGDQPRTAEAVARQVGLEGDTLTPHELAELLELSGEALADGLARTSVLARVTPEDKRKLVKALRAQGAIVAMAGDGINDAPALRAADVGVAVGVRSSDMARAVADVVMSSEDLRSIMSAVGEGRIVQDNLRRALRFLFATNLSEMTLVLGASLLGVREPLSPLQLLWINLLTDTLPGIALALEPGDPAILDRPPAPPGMPLLTRRAVRRVARDGALMAGFGALGMALGGPPLAFGMLTAVQLGYSAVCRAPREARRHVPADGEWRMYAFVGGATALHTAALTLPPLRRVLRLPAPTPLTFGGLAAGLFLPALVGATPAWGAQVVHRARRMTDTTSSLETPS from the coding sequence ATGATGGTGTTCCTCATGGATGGGCAGTGCGCGACCGCGAGGGTGGTGCGCCACTCGACAGCGGCGCGCAGGCTGCGCCTGGAGGTCCCCAACCTGCGGTGGAACACCTCCCTCTGCAGGCGGATGGAGCGAACCTTCGCCACCTGGCCCGGCGTCGTGGACGTGAGCGCGGAACCCCGCACGGGACGACTGCTGGTGCGCTACGCGCCGCAGGCCCCGCTGCTGGCCCGGCTGCGCCAGGAGCCCGACGCACAGACCGCAGCAAGCCCCACTCCGAGCAAGGCCCGCCCGACGCAACGCGTGCAGCGCGGACCGCGGGAGCCGTGGCACGCGATGGCCGTGGACGCGGTGCTGGCCCGGCTGGACGGGACGGATCAAGGCCTCGCTTCCGAGGAGGCGGCCCGGCGGCTCAAGCGCTTTGGCCCCAATGTCATGCAAGAGGAGGCACCGCGCTCGCGCCTGGCCATGATGGGCTCGCAGCTGGCCACCGTGCCCACGATGCTGCTTCTGGGTTCGGCGGGGGCGTCTGCGCTCGCGGGAGACGGGCTGGAGGCGTCCGCCATCCTCACGGTGGTGGGGCTCAACGCGGGCATTGGCTACCGCATCGAGCGCCGCAACCAGGAGCTGCTCGCGTCGTGGCAGAAGCTGGAGGCGGGTGAGGCGCAGGTGCTGCGCGGCGGCGTCCTCCTCACGGTGCCCGCGGCGGAACTCGTACCCGGGGACGTGGTGCTGCTGCGCGCGGGCGACGTGCTGCCCGCGGACATGCGCGTCCTGGAGGCGCACCGGCTCTGCGCGGACGAGGCGCCCCTCACCGGCGAGAGCGAGCCGCAACCCAAGCAGGTCGCGCCGGTGGATGAACGGGCGCCGATGGCCGAGCGGACGCCGATGTTGTTCGCGGGAACCGCGGTGGCCTCGGGACGTGGGCGCGCCCTGGTGGTGGCCACGGGCGCGGACACGGAAATGGCGCGCGTGCGGGAGCTGGTGGCGCAGGAGTCCGCGCCGTCCACGCCGCTGACGCGCAAGATGGGTCAGTTGGACCGGCGCGTGGCGGCTGCCTCCGTGGGCGCGGCGACGCTGTCCGCCCTGGCGGGCCTGGCCCACGGCCGCTCCGGGCCCCAGGTGCTGCGCGGCGCGGTGGCGCTGGGCGTGGCGGCGCTTCCCGAGGGCCTGCCCCTGGTGGCGACCGCGGCGCTGCTGCGCGCCATGCAGCGGCTGCACGCGCGCGGCATGGTGGTGCGGCGCGTGGCGGCCGCTGAAGCGCTTGGAGGCGTCACCATCATCTGCACGGACAAGACGGGCACCCTCACTCGCAACGAGATGCGGCTGGAGGTGCTGGACCTGGGGGATGGCCCCCTGGAGCTGTCCTCGCTGCGTCCGCGCCCCCAGGCCGTGCTGGAGGATCCCCCCACCCTGGCGCTGGCGTTGGGACTGCTCAACAGCGACGTGGACATCCACCACCGGGGCAAGACGCTGGAGGTGTCCGGCAGCTCCACGGAGAAGGCGCTGGTGGCCGCCGCGCATGCCGCGGGGCTGGACGGGGCCGCGCTGCGCCGCGCCTTTCCCCGCCGCCACCTCCACGAGCGCTCCGAGGCCATCCACTACGTGGTGAGCGTCCACCATGCGCCCGGCGATGGCGCGGTGGCCTTCATGAAGGGAGCTCCCGAGCAGGTGCTGGACATCTGCGAACGGGACTCGAAAGGGCCGCTGGACGCGCGGAAGCGGCAGCGGCTGGCGAGGTGCAACGACGCGCTGGCGGCGGACGGGCTGCGCGTGCTGGCGCTGGCCTGGCGGCGGCTCGCCGGGGACGAAGACCCCGCGCCGACGGAGGGGTACACCTTCATCGGCTTCGTGGGGCTGAGGGACCCGCTCCGCGAGGGCGCGGCGGAGTCGGTGCGCCAGGCGCGAGGCGCGGGCATCCGCACGGTGGTGTTGACGGGAGACCAGCCCCGCACGGCCGAGGCCGTCGCCCGGCAGGTGGGATTGGAGGGGGACACCCTCACCCCGCATGAGCTGGCGGAGTTGCTCGAGCTGTCGGGCGAGGCGCTTGCGGACGGGCTCGCCCGCACCTCGGTGCTGGCGCGCGTGACACCGGAGGACAAGCGGAAGCTGGTGAAGGCCCTGCGCGCGCAGGGAGCCATCGTCGCCATGGCGGGAGACGGCATCAACGACGCCCCGGCGCTCCGGGCCGCGGACGTGGGTGTGGCGGTGGGCGTGCGCTCCAGCGACATGGCGCGCGCGGTGGCGGACGTGGTGATGTCCAGCGAGGACCTGCGCAGCATCATGTCCGCGGTGGGCGAAGGCCGCATCGTCCAGGACAACCTGCGCCGGGCGCTGCGCTTCCTCTTCGCGACCAACCTCTCGGAGATGACGCTGGTGTTGGGCGCGAGCCTGCTGGGGGTGCGGGAGCCTCTCTCGCCGCTGCAGTTGCTGTGGATCAACCTCCTCACGGACACGCTGCCGGGAATCGCCCTGGCGCTGGAGCCCGGAGACCCGGCCATCCTCGACCGGCCTCCGGCGCCACCGGGGATGCCGCTGCTCACGAGACGGGCGGTGCGCCGGGTGGCGCGGGACGGCGCGCTGATGGCGGGCTTCGGAGCCCTGGGGATGGCACTGGGAGGCCCTCCGCTGGCGTTCGGGATGCTCACCGCGGTGCAGCTCGGCTATTCGGCCGTGTGCCGCGCGCCCCGGGAGGCGCGGCGGCATGTCCCCGCGGACGGCGAGTGGCGCATGTACGCCTTCGTCGGCGGTGCCACGGCCCTGCACACGGCGGCGCTCACCCTCCCTCCGCTGCGGCGGGTGTTGCGCCTTCCAGCGCCCACGCCGCTGACGTTCGGCGGGCTGGCCGCGGGACTGTTCCTACCGGCCCTGGTGGGCGCGACGCCCGCGTGGGGCGCGCAGGTGGTGCACCGGGCGCGGCGGATGACTGACACAACCTCTTCCCTGGAGACACCTTCATGA